Proteins encoded in a region of the Pseudomonadota bacterium genome:
- a CDS encoding SOS response-associated peptidase — MCGRYSLITPTEALRQLMAFMDLLNLEPRYNVAPTQMMPVVRPEEGGRRRLVLLRWGLIPSWAKDATIGAKCINARTESVAEKPAFRTALRQRRCLVLADGYYEWRQEGKAKQPYRIVLKAGGPFAIAGIWEGWRSPAGEPIESFALITTVAGEDIAHIHDRMPVILAPEDYALWLDPDPAQLPRQLELLRPSPKGLISAYAVSMRVNFVRNDDEECIRPAAPAAPTLF; from the coding sequence ATGTGCGGTCGCTATAGCCTGATCACGCCGACCGAGGCGCTGCGCCAGCTGATGGCGTTCATGGATCTGCTCAATCTGGAACCGCGCTACAATGTGGCGCCGACGCAGATGATGCCCGTGGTGCGCCCGGAAGAAGGTGGTCGCCGCCGGCTGGTGCTGCTGCGCTGGGGATTGATCCCGTCCTGGGCGAAGGACGCGACCATTGGCGCCAAATGCATCAATGCCCGCACCGAGTCGGTGGCCGAGAAGCCGGCGTTCCGCACCGCCTTGCGCCAGCGTCGCTGCCTGGTGCTGGCGGACGGATATTATGAGTGGCGACAGGAAGGCAAGGCGAAGCAGCCCTACCGCATCGTGCTCAAGGCCGGCGGCCCCTTCGCCATCGCCGGCATCTGGGAAGGCTGGCGTTCGCCCGCGGGCGAGCCGATCGAGAGCTTCGCCCTCATCACCACCGTCGCCGGCGAGGACATCGCCCATATCCACGATCGCATGCCGGTGATCCTGGCACCCGAGGACTATGCGCTCTGGCTCGATCCCGATCCGGCGCAGCTGCCGCGCCAGCTCGAGCTCTTGCGCCCGAGCCCGAAGGGCCTCATCTCGGCCTACGCGGTCTCGATGCGGGTCAATTTCGTGCGCAATGACGATGAAGAGTGCATTCGGCCGGCCGCGCCGGCGGCGCCGACGCTGTTCTGA
- a CDS encoding EAL domain-containing protein → MTLRRPASAHMDDGGPEATLRAALDGLSQGVAAFDASGHLIACNRRFSELLELEPETMAQDGVELPQLAMHLAERGDLGPGDPSQLGHWLAGKLGTGEGGPREHLTPGGRILEIVSKGLPGGGTTLVLSDVTTAAQLKASEERYALAARGANDGLWDWDLMTERVFFSSRWKQILGYAEEDIGDKSGEWIDRIHAEDVERVTAQLDSHLVGRVPHFESEHRLRHMNDSYLWVLVRGLAVRDAEGRAYRIAGSLTDITARKRAEEQAIHEALHDALTKLPNRALLVDRLAQAIARSHRHGGTGFALLCLDLDRFKVVNDSLGHRRGDELLAAIALRLQSSVGLGDTVARLGGDEFAVLLEEAHSPEEARRAAETLLGALALPVRIDSHDIVTTGSIGIAHSVDKYERAEDMLRDAELAMYRAKSLGKARAELFDPSLHTHAIKLLTLDTDLRRAIERQELVLHYQPIVSLETGRVAGFEALLRWQHPQRGLLSPAEFVPVAEETGLIVDLGAWVLSEACARMQEWQQRFPSNPPLTVSVNLSIRQFNQIDLVGDVVETLSRSGWKAEHLKLELTETALMQNTNRAREILNQLKALDIRLSLDDFGTGYSSLSYLHTFPIDTLKIDQSFVANMVHDRGNLEIVRSIVLLAHNLDMDVVAEGVETAEQVAQLRALDCEFAQGYLFARPLDRAQAEALLALRQRW, encoded by the coding sequence ATGACGCTTCGTCGTCCTGCTTCCGCCCATATGGATGATGGCGGACCTGAAGCGACGCTCCGCGCGGCGCTCGACGGTCTCAGCCAGGGCGTGGCGGCTTTCGACGCCTCCGGGCATCTCATCGCCTGCAACCGGCGGTTCTCCGAGCTTCTGGAGCTCGAGCCGGAAACCATGGCCCAGGACGGGGTCGAGCTGCCGCAGTTGGCTATGCATCTTGCCGAACGGGGCGATCTCGGGCCTGGCGATCCTTCCCAGCTCGGCCATTGGCTCGCGGGCAAGCTCGGGACGGGCGAGGGGGGCCCGCGCGAGCACCTGACCCCGGGCGGGCGCATCCTCGAGATTGTCAGCAAGGGCCTGCCGGGCGGCGGCACCACGCTGGTCCTCTCCGACGTGACCACCGCGGCGCAGCTCAAGGCCAGCGAAGAGCGCTACGCGCTCGCCGCGCGCGGCGCCAATGACGGGTTGTGGGACTGGGATCTCATGACCGAGCGCGTGTTTTTCTCCAGCCGCTGGAAGCAGATCCTGGGATATGCCGAGGAAGACATCGGCGACAAGTCGGGAGAATGGATCGACCGCATCCATGCCGAAGACGTGGAGCGGGTCACCGCCCAGCTCGACAGCCACCTGGTGGGCCGCGTGCCGCATTTCGAGTCCGAGCATCGCCTGCGCCACATGAATGACAGCTATCTCTGGGTCCTGGTGCGGGGTCTGGCGGTGCGCGACGCCGAAGGCCGCGCCTACCGCATTGCCGGATCCTTGACCGACATCACCGCGCGCAAGCGGGCCGAGGAGCAGGCGATCCACGAGGCGCTCCACGACGCCTTGACCAAGCTGCCGAACCGGGCCCTCCTCGTCGACCGCCTGGCGCAGGCCATTGCCCGCAGCCATCGCCATGGCGGCACCGGCTTTGCGCTGCTTTGCCTCGATCTCGACCGCTTCAAGGTCGTCAACGACAGCCTCGGCCACCGGCGCGGCGACGAGCTGTTGGCGGCCATTGCGCTCCGCCTGCAGTCGAGCGTCGGCCTCGGCGACACGGTCGCCCGTCTCGGCGGCGACGAGTTCGCGGTCCTGCTCGAGGAGGCGCACTCGCCCGAGGAGGCGCGACGGGCCGCCGAAACGCTCCTCGGCGCGCTGGCGCTCCCCGTGCGCATCGACAGCCACGACATCGTCACCACCGGATCGATCGGCATCGCCCACAGCGTCGACAAGTATGAGCGGGCGGAGGACATGCTGAGGGACGCCGAGCTCGCCATGTACCGCGCCAAGTCCTTGGGCAAGGCCAGGGCCGAGCTGTTCGATCCGAGCCTGCACACGCACGCGATCAAGCTCTTGACCCTCGATACCGACCTCCGCCGCGCGATCGAGCGCCAGGAGCTGGTGCTGCATTACCAGCCGATCGTCTCCCTCGAGACCGGACGGGTCGCCGGCTTCGAAGCGCTCTTGCGCTGGCAGCACCCGCAGCGCGGCCTGCTGTCGCCCGCCGAGTTCGTGCCGGTGGCCGAGGAGACCGGGCTCATCGTCGATCTCGGCGCCTGGGTCTTGAGCGAGGCCTGCGCCCGCATGCAGGAATGGCAGCAGCGTTTTCCCAGCAATCCGCCGCTGACGGTGAGCGTCAACCTGTCGATCCGGCAGTTCAACCAGATCGACCTGGTGGGCGACGTGGTGGAAACCTTGAGCCGGTCGGGCTGGAAGGCCGAGCATCTGAAGCTGGAGCTCACCGAGACCGCCCTCATGCAGAACACCAACCGCGCCCGCGAGATCCTGAACCAGCTGAAGGCGCTCGACATCCGCCTGTCGCTCGACGATTTCGGCACCGGCTATTCATCGCTCAGCTACCTCCACACCTTCCCGATCGATACCCTCAAGATCGATCAGTCGTTCGTCGCCAACATGGTGCATGACCGCGGCAATCTGGAGATCGTGCGCTCGATCGTGCTGCTCGCCCACAATCTGGACATGGACGTGGTCGCCGAAGGGGTGGAGACGGCGGAGCAGGTAGCCCAGCTCCGCGCGCTCGATTGCGAATTCGCGCAAGGCTACCTCTTCGCCCGCCCCCTCGACCGCGCCCAGGCCGAAGCCCTGTTGGCGCTGCGCCAGCGCTGGTAG
- the cydC gene encoding thiol reductant ABC exporter subunit CydC, producing the protein MHFEPRLWSFTRGIRLRILWAVAIGLLAVGFGVARLGLLGWLIGRVFAGSDLADLALPVAAVALVMGLRGVFEHWRTMIAHETAAGVQKRLRRTIYDKIAALGPGTVSRQRSGALTLSMTDGVEQLETYFGQFLPQFLIALMTPILIFAAVAWIDLPVAMVMFLFALVALFAPALWHRWDSANARQRQKAYAGFAAEFLDSIQGLVTLKAFGQSKARADRLEHEARDLFRRTMWVLATNALARGITDTAIASGAAAALAVGAFRVEAGAMELTQLLIILMLGAEIFRPMRELRTVLHQGMVGMSAAHGIYQILDDHPAVADAPTQGLERPLEPSIAFEGVRFAYSSQGRVVHDRLEFRVAQGERIGLVGPSGGGKSSIVRLLLRFYDPDQGRIRIGGYDLRRLSFAEIRSMISVVNQDTFLFHGTVEENIRLGRPDASHADIEAAARAANIHDFVMTLPEGYQTVVGEKGIKLSGGQRQRVAIARALLRDTPILVLDEALSAVDAENEAVIQAALDRLMRGRTTLILAHRLSSVIDCDRILVLDQGRVVDSGRHEELMQRGGVYARLMAEQTRESAHSAKTGAATTARAVESIADVPGGAIKPVTEGIIKAEGLSWYQLVAELMKVILPWRGRLAVTFILGVLRVLAFIGVGAVSALVVLALKNGQPYLPWLWALAVLAPLSGVMHWLESWLAHDIAFRLLAEMRIDAFRKLDALAPAYLVRRRTGDLLALATHDIELVEYFFAHTVAPAFVAILIPAMVLAVLGSVSPWMALALVPFLLAVGLSPLLMRKRVDRLGSEAREAAGELGAFAVDSVQGLAEIVAFQQEDARGRRLDALSERYIELRLPFYRELTLQHSLLEVFTGLGGLAVVATGAFLATGGRIDAGVLPLLTLLAMAAFLPVSEIAQIGRQLADTLGATRRLYGLANEPVPVTDGPGVPAQGRLAAIALEGVSFAYPGQNRQALSRVSFAIPAGKTLALVGTSGAGKTTTAQLLMRFWDPDEGRISLNGADLRRFRLDDLRRLIALVAQDTYLFNDSLRNNILIARPEASEAELRQAVEHASLGDLLEALPEGLDARVGERGTSLSGGQRQRVAIARAFLKDAPVLILDEATSHLDALNEQAVRSALDRLQTDRTTIVIAHRLSTVRDAHLIVVLDEGRVAETGTHETLLAKGGLYAQLVSRQLASAIAVAAQ; encoded by the coding sequence ATGCATTTCGAGCCGCGTCTGTGGAGCTTCACCCGAGGCATCCGGCTTCGCATCCTCTGGGCGGTCGCCATCGGCCTCTTGGCCGTCGGCTTCGGCGTGGCGCGGCTCGGGCTGCTGGGCTGGCTGATCGGCCGCGTGTTCGCCGGCAGCGATCTCGCGGACCTGGCGCTGCCGGTGGCGGCCGTCGCCCTGGTCATGGGATTGCGCGGCGTCTTCGAGCATTGGCGCACCATGATCGCCCATGAAACCGCCGCCGGCGTTCAGAAGCGGTTGCGCCGGACCATCTACGACAAGATCGCCGCGCTTGGTCCCGGCACCGTCAGCCGGCAGCGCTCGGGCGCGCTCACCTTGTCGATGACCGATGGGGTCGAGCAGCTCGAGACCTATTTCGGCCAATTCCTGCCGCAGTTCCTCATCGCCCTGATGACGCCGATCCTGATCTTCGCCGCCGTCGCCTGGATCGATCTGCCGGTGGCAATGGTGATGTTCCTATTCGCACTGGTGGCCTTGTTCGCTCCCGCACTCTGGCACCGCTGGGATAGCGCCAACGCCCGCCAGCGGCAGAAGGCCTATGCCGGATTCGCGGCCGAGTTCCTCGATTCGATCCAGGGCCTCGTCACCTTGAAGGCCTTCGGGCAGAGCAAGGCGCGCGCCGACAGGCTCGAGCACGAGGCCCGCGATCTGTTCCGGCGCACCATGTGGGTGCTCGCCACCAACGCTCTCGCCCGCGGCATCACCGACACCGCGATCGCCTCGGGCGCCGCCGCCGCGCTCGCAGTGGGCGCCTTTCGCGTCGAGGCGGGCGCCATGGAGCTGACCCAGCTCCTTATCATCCTGATGCTGGGTGCCGAGATCTTCCGACCGATGCGCGAGCTCCGGACCGTGCTGCACCAGGGCATGGTCGGCATGTCGGCCGCGCACGGCATCTATCAGATCCTCGACGACCATCCGGCGGTGGCCGACGCGCCGACGCAGGGCCTGGAGCGGCCGCTCGAGCCCAGCATCGCTTTCGAAGGCGTGCGCTTCGCCTATTCCAGCCAGGGCCGGGTGGTCCACGACCGCCTCGAATTCCGCGTGGCCCAAGGCGAACGGATCGGCCTCGTCGGCCCTTCGGGGGGCGGCAAGTCATCGATCGTGCGTCTCCTGCTCAGGTTCTACGATCCGGACCAGGGTCGAATTCGGATCGGCGGCTACGATCTCCGCCGCCTGTCCTTTGCCGAGATCCGCTCGATGATCTCCGTCGTCAACCAGGATACCTTCCTCTTTCATGGCACGGTCGAAGAGAACATCCGCCTCGGCCGGCCCGATGCCAGCCACGCGGATATCGAGGCGGCGGCGCGGGCGGCCAATATCCATGACTTCGTCATGACGCTGCCTGAGGGCTACCAGACGGTGGTCGGCGAGAAGGGCATCAAGCTCTCCGGCGGTCAGCGCCAGCGCGTCGCCATCGCCCGCGCACTGCTCCGCGACACGCCGATTCTAGTGCTGGACGAGGCCTTGTCGGCGGTCGACGCCGAAAACGAGGCGGTGATTCAGGCGGCCCTCGACCGGCTCATGCGCGGACGGACGACGCTGATCCTGGCGCACCGGCTCTCCAGCGTGATCGATTGCGATCGGATCCTGGTGCTGGATCAAGGTCGCGTCGTCGACAGCGGCCGGCACGAGGAGCTGATGCAGAGGGGTGGGGTCTACGCCCGGCTGATGGCGGAGCAAACCCGCGAGTCGGCGCATTCCGCCAAAACAGGTGCGGCGACCACGGCGCGCGCGGTCGAGAGCATTGCCGACGTGCCGGGCGGGGCGATCAAGCCGGTGACCGAGGGCATCATCAAGGCCGAGGGGCTGAGCTGGTATCAGCTCGTCGCCGAGCTCATGAAGGTGATCCTGCCCTGGCGCGGCCGGCTCGCCGTCACTTTCATTTTGGGCGTGCTGCGCGTGCTCGCCTTCATCGGCGTCGGCGCCGTCAGCGCGCTCGTGGTGCTGGCGCTCAAGAACGGCCAGCCTTACCTACCCTGGCTCTGGGCGCTCGCCGTGCTGGCCCCGCTCTCGGGCGTCATGCATTGGCTCGAGTCGTGGTTGGCTCATGACATCGCGTTTCGCCTGTTGGCGGAGATGCGGATCGACGCGTTCCGCAAGCTCGACGCGTTGGCCCCGGCCTATCTGGTGCGGCGCCGGACCGGCGATCTCTTGGCGCTGGCGACACACGACATCGAGCTGGTCGAGTATTTTTTCGCCCACACCGTGGCGCCGGCCTTCGTCGCCATCCTGATCCCGGCGATGGTGCTGGCGGTCCTGGGTTCGGTCAGCCCATGGATGGCGCTGGCGCTCGTGCCTTTTCTGCTGGCGGTCGGATTGAGCCCGCTGCTGATGCGCAAGCGCGTGGATCGCCTGGGATCCGAGGCGCGCGAGGCGGCGGGCGAGCTCGGCGCCTTCGCCGTCGATTCGGTCCAGGGGCTGGCCGAGATCGTCGCCTTCCAGCAGGAGGACGCGCGCGGCCGGCGGCTGGACGCGCTCTCGGAGCGCTACATCGAGCTCCGCCTGCCGTTCTATCGCGAGCTGACCTTGCAGCACAGCCTGCTGGAGGTGTTCACCGGGCTCGGCGGCCTCGCCGTGGTGGCGACCGGCGCCTTCCTTGCTACCGGCGGGCGGATCGACGCCGGGGTCCTGCCCCTGCTGACGCTGTTGGCGATGGCGGCCTTTCTGCCGGTCTCCGAGATTGCCCAGATCGGCCGGCAGCTCGCCGACACTCTGGGTGCCACCAGGCGCCTCTACGGGCTGGCGAACGAGCCCGTGCCGGTGACCGACGGGCCAGGCGTGCCCGCGCAAGGGCGGCTCGCCGCGATTGCGCTCGAAGGCGTTAGCTTCGCCTATCCCGGACAGAACCGGCAGGCCCTCAGCCGGGTCAGCTTCGCCATTCCCGCCGGCAAGACCCTGGCGCTGGTCGGCACCTCGGGTGCGGGAAAGACCACAACGGCGCAGCTCCTGATGCGCTTCTGGGACCCGGACGAAGGTCGAATCAGCTTGAACGGTGCCGATCTCCGCCGATTCCGGCTCGACGATCTGCGCCGGTTGATCGCGCTCGTCGCGCAAGACACCTATCTCTTCAACGACTCGCTCAGGAACAACATCCTCATCGCACGACCAGAGGCCAGCGAAGCCGAGCTCCGCCAAGCGGTCGAGCACGCCTCGCTCGGCGATCTCCTCGAAGCGCTTCCCGAGGGTCTCGATGCGCGCGTGGGCGAGCGCGGAACCAGCCTGTCGGGCGGCCAACGCCAACGCGTCGCCATCGCCCGCGCCTTCCTCAAGGATGCCCCGGTCCTGATCCTGGACGAGGCCACCTCGCATCTGGACGCGCTCAACGAGCAGGCAGTCCGCAGCGCGCTTGACCGGCTGCAGACCGACCGGACCACGATCGTCATCGCCCATCGCCTCTCGACGGTGCGCGATGCGCATCTGATCGTGGTCCTGGACGAGGGGCGCGTGGCCGAGACCGGCACGCACGAGACCCTCTTGGCGAAGGGCGGGCTCTACGCTCAGCTGGTTTCCCGCCAGCTCGCCTCCGCCATCGCGGTGGCCGCGCAGTGA